A window of the Euzebya pacifica genome harbors these coding sequences:
- a CDS encoding stage II sporulation protein M — protein MNLDRFVAAHAPMWERLDEAARRDPASMSASEIRQLVGDYQRTATHLSTARTTLRDPELTLRLSQLVARAGATVHGTRPRSWQLVARFFTETFPAAMWHQRWPIGVASSIFLVVAFGLGAWTATSPAALDAAIPPAVQDALIAGDFVEYYSDRPSGQFFAEVGFNNIQVGFGAFAGGILACLPTVLLLGLNAANVGFAGGLFHANGVAEVFWGFITPHGLLELTAIFVAAGTGLALGWSWIDPGDRRRAESLQDQASRAITIVGGLIVVFGVAALIEGFVTGAPLPTWLRVGVGVLAEGAFLAFAWVYGRQAASRGLTGTLRQAERATWESVTRPATI, from the coding sequence ATGAACCTGGACCGCTTCGTCGCCGCACACGCCCCGATGTGGGAGCGGCTGGACGAGGCAGCCCGTCGGGACCCGGCGTCGATGTCGGCCTCCGAGATCCGCCAGCTCGTCGGGGACTACCAGCGGACGGCCACGCACCTGTCAACGGCCCGGACGACGCTGCGCGACCCGGAGCTGACGCTGCGCCTGTCCCAGCTGGTGGCCAGGGCGGGTGCCACGGTCCACGGCACCCGGCCGCGCAGCTGGCAGCTCGTCGCCAGGTTCTTCACCGAGACCTTCCCGGCCGCGATGTGGCACCAGCGCTGGCCGATCGGCGTGGCCAGCAGCATCTTCCTGGTCGTGGCGTTCGGCTTGGGGGCCTGGACGGCAACATCGCCCGCGGCGCTGGATGCGGCCATCCCCCCGGCGGTCCAGGACGCCCTGATCGCTGGCGACTTCGTGGAGTACTACTCCGACCGACCGTCGGGGCAGTTCTTCGCCGAGGTCGGCTTCAACAACATCCAGGTGGGCTTCGGGGCCTTCGCCGGCGGCATCCTCGCCTGCCTGCCCACGGTCCTGCTGCTGGGCCTGAACGCCGCCAACGTGGGGTTCGCCGGCGGGTTGTTCCACGCCAACGGGGTGGCGGAGGTGTTCTGGGGGTTCATCACCCCCCACGGGCTGCTGGAGCTGACGGCGATCTTCGTCGCCGCGGGCACGGGGCTTGCGCTCGGATGGTCGTGGATCGACCCGGGCGACCGGCGTCGGGCCGAGTCCCTGCAGGACCAGGCCAGCCGGGCCATCACCATCGTCGGCGGCCTCATCGTGGTGTTCGGCGTGGCCGCGCTGATCGAGGGGTTCGTGACCGGGGCACCCCTCCCGACCTGGTTGCGGGTCGGCGTCGGCGTGCTGGCGGAGGGTGCGTTCCTGGCCTTCGCGTGGGTGTACGGACGCCAGGCCGCCTCCCGAGGCCTGACCGGGACACTGCGCCAGGCCGAGCGGGCCACCTGGGAGTCCGTCACCCGACCCGCGACGATCTGA
- a CDS encoding DUF58 domain-containing protein: protein MIPTRRLPAALLAVGLVVLPMGTWGAGVWVLGNVAVLVAVVVDVVLAVSPRRMEVQREVDPVLVIDTDARLRWVVTNPTRRRARVHLADALPESLRAVDRRARLVVPAGARVHADGTVRPARRGVHDLATITVRSRGPLGLVDRQRSLPVHTRVRVHPAFPSRQETELRLHRALRLSEGVRTVRLRGQGTDFESLRDYTPDDETRRIDWAATARALRPIVRTYRAERNQHVLILLDHGRTMAGRMGRRPIDDRHDGPELLGRAPRLEHAMDAAMALTRIATGLGDRVGLVTFSDVVTGTLPPRGGNAQMTRLVQALADIEPELVEPDYRGAFGEALARYRRRALVVVLTDLAAGPVHESLAPALPLLGRRHLVLVAAPADPSVGSWAVDAPRDPTAAYRMAAAVEAEATRRRTARVLQTGGATVVDAVPTLLPGRIVDAYLDLKAAGAL from the coding sequence GTGATCCCCACCCGACGGCTGCCGGCGGCCCTCCTCGCGGTGGGTCTCGTCGTGCTGCCGATGGGCACGTGGGGCGCGGGCGTCTGGGTGCTGGGCAACGTGGCCGTCCTCGTCGCGGTCGTCGTCGACGTCGTCCTCGCGGTGTCGCCCCGCCGGATGGAGGTCCAGCGCGAGGTGGATCCGGTGCTGGTCATCGACACCGATGCGCGCCTGCGATGGGTGGTCACCAACCCCACTCGCCGACGTGCACGGGTGCACCTGGCCGACGCCCTGCCCGAGAGCCTGCGTGCGGTCGATCGGCGGGCCCGCCTCGTGGTGCCGGCCGGTGCGCGGGTGCATGCTGACGGGACCGTGCGGCCGGCTCGGCGCGGCGTGCACGACCTGGCGACGATCACCGTCCGATCGCGCGGCCCGCTCGGGCTGGTCGACCGCCAGCGCAGCCTGCCCGTGCACACGCGGGTCCGGGTCCACCCCGCCTTCCCCAGCCGCCAGGAGACCGAGCTCCGGCTGCATCGGGCGTTGCGCCTCAGCGAGGGCGTCCGGACGGTCCGCCTGCGCGGCCAGGGCACCGACTTCGAGTCGTTGCGCGACTACACCCCCGATGACGAGACCCGTCGCATCGACTGGGCCGCCACCGCCAGGGCCCTGCGGCCGATCGTGCGGACCTACCGTGCCGAGCGGAACCAGCACGTCCTGATCCTGCTCGACCACGGGCGGACCATGGCCGGACGCATGGGCCGACGACCGATCGACGATCGCCACGACGGCCCGGAGCTGCTGGGACGTGCCCCCCGCCTGGAGCACGCGATGGACGCCGCCATGGCGCTGACCCGCATCGCCACGGGCCTCGGCGACCGCGTCGGGCTGGTGACCTTCTCCGATGTGGTCACCGGCACGCTGCCGCCGCGAGGGGGCAACGCCCAGATGACGCGGCTGGTACAGGCCCTCGCCGACATCGAACCAGAGCTCGTGGAACCGGACTACCGCGGCGCGTTCGGCGAGGCGCTCGCCCGCTACCGTCGCCGCGCGCTGGTCGTGGTGCTGACCGACCTCGCCGCCGGTCCGGTCCACGAGTCCCTGGCCCCGGCGCTGCCACTGCTCGGTCGACGACACCTCGTGCTCGTCGCCGCACCCGCCGACCCCTCGGTCGGATCGTGGGCCGTCGACGCACCTCGTGATCCCACGGCCGCCTACCGGATGGCCGCGGCTGTCGAGGCGGAGGCCACACGGCGCCGAACCGCGCGGGTCCTGCAGACCGGCGGTGCGACCGTCGTCGACGCCGTGCCGACGCTGCTGCCCGGACGGATCGTCGATGCCTACCTCGACCTCAAGGCGGCAGGGGCGCTGTGA
- a CDS encoding AAA family ATPase, whose product MSDPRTAIVAVRDEVAKTVVGQHGTVSGLLTALLVGGHVLLEGVPGTAKTLVVASMAAALDLQQTRVQFTPDLMPSDVLGQSVYDADATSLQGAFRFREGPVFTNLLLADEINRTPPRTQSALLEAMEERRVTVEGAPRELPDPFLVVATQNPVEYEGTYPLPEAQLDRFLFKLVVGYPAVEDEHEVLRRHDAGMNPHDVRASGIRPVAGPDDLAAARAGIQAIRTDPAVLGYIVDIATASRQSPSLVLGISPRGSTMLLKAAKAWAWLTGRDFVTPDDVKAMAMPALRHRVQVRPDVELEGGDADSVLRGILAAVPVPR is encoded by the coding sequence GTGAGTGATCCAAGAACCGCCATCGTTGCCGTACGCGACGAAGTGGCCAAGACCGTCGTGGGCCAGCACGGGACCGTGAGCGGCCTGCTGACCGCCCTGCTCGTCGGCGGCCACGTGCTGCTGGAGGGGGTGCCCGGAACCGCCAAGACCCTCGTGGTCGCGTCGATGGCCGCAGCGCTGGACCTGCAGCAGACACGCGTGCAGTTCACCCCGGACCTGATGCCCTCCGACGTGCTCGGCCAGAGCGTCTACGACGCCGACGCCACATCCCTGCAGGGTGCGTTCAGGTTCCGCGAGGGGCCGGTGTTCACCAACCTGCTGCTGGCCGACGAGATCAACCGCACCCCACCGCGCACCCAGTCGGCGCTGCTGGAGGCGATGGAGGAGCGGCGCGTCACCGTCGAGGGGGCACCCCGCGAGCTGCCCGACCCCTTCCTCGTCGTCGCCACCCAGAACCCGGTGGAGTACGAGGGCACCTACCCCCTCCCCGAGGCGCAGCTCGACCGGTTCCTGTTCAAGCTCGTGGTGGGCTATCCCGCGGTCGAGGACGAGCACGAGGTGCTGCGCCGCCACGACGCCGGCATGAACCCCCACGACGTGCGCGCCTCCGGCATCCGGCCGGTCGCCGGCCCCGACGACCTCGCTGCCGCCCGCGCGGGCATCCAGGCCATCCGCACCGACCCGGCGGTGCTCGGCTACATCGTCGACATCGCCACGGCGAGCCGGCAGTCCCCCTCCCTCGTGCTCGGCATCAGCCCTCGCGGGTCGACCATGCTGCTCAAGGCCGCGAAGGCCTGGGCGTGGCTGACCGGACGCGACTTCGTCACCCCCGACGACGTCAAGGCGATGGCGATGCCGGCGCTCCGCCACCGCGTGCAGGTCCGCCCCGACGTGGAGCTGGAGGGCGGCGATGCCGACTCCGTCCTGCGGGGAATCCTCGCCGCGGTACCCGTTCCCCGGTGA
- a CDS encoding DUF4350 domain-containing protein translates to MTRRRWGILGAVVLVVLAVVAIGPRRGDGPPLDPDSTGPAGVRGILDVLEEVGADVEVTDGVPTAAHETALVILDQMTDMQRDAVRGWVDDGGTLVVADPLSALAPGLGGVTSIAFTEPTIEPACDDPAVADVDRVSVADGIVFTLPAGASGCFPRNDGHWMVTEQVGRGHIVSLGGPFTLTNDLLDAADNAVLLVNLLQPVDGGAVRVIRGDDPVARGEDGLLDVLPEQVQVALLQIPLLWLAVLWWRAPRHGRPVWEDPPIRVDASETTVSTGHLLQRAGRAGDAGAVLRQQALVELHSRLGIPEDVHGEELIVLVADRTRLPADDLRRALGGPLPRTDDELVDLARRTAALRRALHRVDANRPPTDDLVPNRSPDRE, encoded by the coding sequence ATGACCCGCCGTCGTTGGGGGATCCTCGGCGCGGTCGTCCTCGTGGTGCTCGCCGTCGTGGCGATCGGGCCCCGGCGTGGCGACGGGCCGCCGCTGGATCCCGACTCGACCGGGCCCGCTGGCGTCAGGGGCATCCTCGACGTGCTGGAGGAGGTCGGGGCCGACGTCGAGGTCACCGACGGCGTGCCGACAGCGGCCCACGAGACGGCCCTGGTGATCCTCGACCAGATGACCGACATGCAGCGGGACGCGGTTCGCGGCTGGGTCGACGACGGCGGCACCCTCGTCGTGGCCGACCCCCTGTCGGCGCTGGCCCCGGGGCTGGGCGGGGTCACCAGCATCGCCTTCACCGAACCCACGATCGAACCGGCGTGCGACGACCCCGCCGTCGCCGACGTCGACCGGGTGAGCGTCGCCGACGGGATCGTCTTCACGCTGCCCGCCGGGGCCTCCGGGTGCTTCCCCCGCAACGACGGCCACTGGATGGTGACCGAACAGGTCGGCCGGGGGCACATCGTCAGCCTCGGAGGCCCCTTCACCCTGACCAACGACCTGCTCGACGCCGCCGACAACGCGGTCCTGCTGGTCAACCTCCTCCAACCCGTCGACGGCGGTGCCGTCCGGGTGATCAGGGGCGACGACCCGGTCGCTCGCGGTGAGGACGGCCTGCTGGACGTGCTGCCCGAGCAGGTGCAGGTCGCGCTGCTGCAGATCCCGTTGTTGTGGCTGGCGGTCCTCTGGTGGCGGGCGCCCCGGCACGGCCGACCGGTATGGGAGGATCCGCCCATCAGGGTCGACGCCTCCGAGACGACCGTGTCCACCGGCCACCTCCTGCAGCGCGCCGGCCGGGCTGGCGACGCCGGCGCCGTCCTGCGACAGCAGGCGCTCGTCGAGCTGCACAGCCGGCTCGGCATCCCCGAGGACGTGCACGGCGAGGAGCTGATCGTCCTCGTGGCCGACCGGACCCGCCTGCCGGCCGACGACCTGCGGCGGGCCCTCGGTGGACCGCTGCCCCGAACCGACGACGAGCTGGTCGACCTCGCCCGCCGGACCGCTGCCCTGCGTCGCGCCCTGCACCGGGTGGACGCCAACCGACCCCCGACCGACGACCTCGTGCCCAACAGGAGCCCGGACCGTGAGTGA
- a CDS encoding DUF4129 domain-containing protein, which yields MTPLLAQASAEEVRRAVEEVLARPEYRQAASGDSLLDRLFDAVMEQLGRLLLRLAGQGGDGSWVGSLVLAVLVVAIALVVWRTLSRFRRGHTVDPVVDGPTGRPARDWGTEAAEHAAAGRYRDALRCRYRETVALLAGAGLLEEIPGRTTGEYAAELADALPSAGSAFDGLTRLFEAAWYGRRTVTAEDLQEGLDAQAAVVAAGSLAAPVGDGGRA from the coding sequence GTGACGCCGCTGCTGGCACAGGCCTCCGCGGAGGAGGTCCGCCGGGCCGTGGAGGAGGTGCTCGCGCGGCCCGAGTACCGCCAGGCCGCCAGCGGCGACTCGTTGCTGGACCGGCTCTTCGATGCGGTGATGGAGCAGCTCGGGCGGCTGTTGCTGCGCCTTGCTGGCCAGGGCGGCGACGGGTCCTGGGTGGGCAGCCTGGTGCTCGCGGTGCTGGTCGTCGCCATCGCGTTGGTGGTGTGGCGCACCCTCAGCCGGTTCCGTCGCGGCCACACCGTCGATCCGGTCGTGGACGGGCCGACCGGACGTCCTGCTCGCGACTGGGGGACGGAGGCTGCCGAGCACGCCGCCGCGGGCCGTTACCGCGATGCGCTGCGATGCCGGTATCGCGAGACCGTCGCCCTGCTCGCCGGGGCTGGCCTGCTGGAGGAGATCCCCGGCCGTACCACCGGGGAGTACGCCGCGGAGCTCGCCGACGCCCTTCCCTCAGCCGGGTCGGCCTTCGACGGGCTGACCCGCCTGTTCGAGGCAGCCTGGTACGGCCGTCGCACGGTCACCGCCGAGGACCTGCAGGAGGGGCTCGACGCACAGGCCGCAGTCGTTGCCGCCGGGTCGTTGGCAGCCCCGGTGGGCGACGGGGGGAGGGCATGA
- a CDS encoding DivIVA domain-containing protein, which produces MIVVIPVVVVLTGLLLWALYAEEVPAEPAPVLRPWNGIPTTADITRTDFPLAPVGYDRAAVEQHLARVAAAMDALQCAHAHITPDPDDPGAGPPPALVDTPGTQDDAMPPPDADAQVGQTPPPPPGH; this is translated from the coding sequence ATGATCGTGGTCATCCCGGTGGTCGTCGTGCTGACTGGCCTCCTGCTGTGGGCGCTGTACGCCGAGGAGGTCCCGGCCGAACCGGCGCCGGTCCTGCGGCCGTGGAACGGGATCCCCACCACCGCCGACATCACCCGCACCGACTTCCCGCTCGCACCGGTCGGCTACGACCGTGCTGCCGTCGAGCAGCACCTCGCCAGGGTCGCGGCGGCAATGGACGCGCTGCAGTGCGCCCACGCCCACATCACCCCCGATCCCGACGACCCAGGCGCAGGGCCTCCACCCGCGCTGGTCGACACCCCCGGCACACAGGACGACGCGATGCCGCCGCCCGACGCGGACGCGCAGGTCGGGCAGACACCCCCTCCACCCCCCGGGCACTAG
- a CDS encoding SDR family NAD(P)-dependent oxidoreductase — protein MDMGLRGRVAAIAGGTSGLGLATAEALRAEGATVAVCGRSADRGDAIGDRVDHVATVDVTDHDAATAWIDELAAQLGALHILVANAGGPPQGMATAFDVADYRAAVELSLLSQINLVQAALPHLRRAGWGRILFVTSKSVKQPIPGLALSNTARAGILGYAKSLVADLGAGNITVNVLAPGSTRTARLEQLAGDDVEAGLEAMAANIPLGRVGRPEEFGAAATFLASERASFVTGVVLPVDGGEIQGL, from the coding sequence ATGGACATGGGACTCCGCGGCCGAGTGGCCGCCATCGCCGGCGGCACGTCCGGCCTGGGCCTGGCGACCGCCGAAGCCCTGCGCGCCGAGGGGGCGACCGTGGCCGTCTGTGGCCGCAGCGCCGACCGGGGCGACGCGATCGGCGATCGGGTCGACCACGTGGCGACGGTCGACGTCACCGACCACGACGCCGCGACCGCCTGGATCGACGAGCTGGCCGCCCAGCTCGGCGCGCTGCACATCTTGGTCGCCAACGCCGGCGGCCCCCCGCAGGGGATGGCCACGGCCTTCGACGTCGCCGACTACCGCGCCGCGGTCGAGCTGAGCCTGCTGAGCCAGATCAACCTGGTGCAGGCCGCGCTGCCGCACCTCCGCCGAGCGGGCTGGGGACGGATCCTGTTCGTCACCTCCAAGTCGGTGAAGCAGCCGATCCCCGGGCTGGCCCTGTCCAACACCGCGCGGGCCGGCATCCTCGGTTACGCCAAGTCCCTCGTCGCCGACCTCGGCGCGGGCAACATCACCGTCAACGTGCTGGCGCCGGGGTCGACGCGCACGGCACGGCTGGAGCAGCTCGCCGGCGACGACGTCGAGGCCGGCCTCGAGGCGATGGCCGCCAACATCCCGCTCGGACGGGTGGGTCGTCCGGAGGAGTTCGGCGCCGCCGCGACGTTCCTCGCAAGCGAACGCGCAAGCTTCGTGACCGGCGTGGTCCTGCCCGTCGACGGCGGCGAGATCCAGGGCCTGTGA
- a CDS encoding GNAT family N-acetyltransferase → MQPTDRLTGSLVRLGMVRNADIDRLVDLADDTRAARLGDSDPAFPWSEANQREWWTSRVTDDDVRVFAIRLLDDASTLLGTITLSSIDASNRVAQLGMSLPDPGHWGHGYGTDAVRLLLAFAFDDMNLHRVEMGVFAFNTRAIACYEGLGFVREGTHREYLQRDGKRHDMYLYGILEHEWRQDR, encoded by the coding sequence ATGCAGCCCACCGACCGCCTGACCGGCTCGCTCGTTCGGCTCGGCATGGTCCGCAACGCCGACATCGACCGGCTCGTCGACCTCGCCGACGACACCCGCGCCGCCCGGCTGGGGGACTCCGACCCCGCGTTCCCGTGGTCGGAAGCCAACCAGCGCGAGTGGTGGACCAGTCGGGTGACCGATGACGACGTCCGGGTGTTCGCGATCCGGCTGCTCGACGACGCCTCGACGCTGCTGGGAACGATCACCCTCTCCAGCATCGACGCCAGCAACCGGGTGGCACAGCTGGGCATGTCGCTGCCCGACCCGGGGCACTGGGGACACGGCTACGGGACCGACGCCGTACGGCTGCTGCTGGCCTTCGCGTTCGACGACATGAACCTGCACCGCGTCGAGATGGGTGTGTTCGCCTTCAACACCCGGGCGATCGCCTGCTACGAGGGGCTCGGCTTCGTGCGCGAGGGCACCCACCGCGAGTACCTGCAGCGCGACGGCAAGCGCCACGACATGTACCTCTACGGCATCCTCGAGCACGAGTGGCGGCAGGACCGATGA
- a CDS encoding (2Fe-2S) ferredoxin domain-containing protein — MSKPSKFVFVCINERDPEHPRPSCYPLGGADIFNALREEQGRRRNDDVKVVAALCLEACRVGPVVGVYPDDVYYGGVTEADVPGIMDHLEGGDPVNFLQIGEDDFRYKG; from the coding sequence GTGTCAAAGCCCAGCAAGTTCGTGTTCGTCTGCATCAACGAGCGCGACCCCGAACACCCCCGCCCGTCGTGTTACCCGCTCGGCGGCGCCGACATCTTCAACGCGCTGCGTGAGGAGCAGGGCCGTCGTCGCAACGACGATGTCAAGGTCGTCGCCGCGCTGTGCCTGGAGGCCTGCCGCGTCGGCCCCGTCGTGGGCGTCTACCCCGACGACGTCTACTACGGCGGCGTCACCGAAGCCGACGTCCCCGGCATCATGGACCACCTCGAGGGCGGCGACCCGGTCAACTTCCTGCAGATCGGCGAGGACGACTTCCGCTACAAGGGCTGA
- a CDS encoding TetR family transcriptional regulator produces the protein MPSRTAATEERRARRRAEFLDAADAAIREAGPAVTMADVAAAAGVTKPVLYRFISDKGDLAGALADRYVQRLQDILDVEPTEESDPRGMLDRTITAYLAFIESEPEIYEFLVQRAPVESPDVIEHLSRFTHRLAGKVTDVVTAELDRFGRSTAGAEAFAHGMIGMVQAAGDWWLARRSEGEQMSRDQLSRHLVRVLWTGLAGLPPADPETT, from the coding sequence ATGCCGAGCCGCACCGCCGCCACCGAGGAACGCCGAGCGCGTCGCCGAGCCGAGTTCCTCGACGCGGCCGACGCCGCGATCCGGGAGGCCGGGCCGGCGGTCACCATGGCTGACGTGGCCGCGGCTGCAGGGGTGACCAAGCCCGTCCTCTACCGGTTCATCAGCGACAAGGGCGATCTGGCCGGGGCCCTGGCCGATCGCTACGTCCAACGGCTGCAGGACATCCTCGACGTCGAACCGACCGAGGAGAGCGACCCGCGAGGGATGCTCGACCGGACCATCACCGCCTACCTGGCCTTCATCGAGTCCGAGCCAGAAATCTATGAGTTCCTCGTCCAGCGAGCGCCGGTGGAGTCCCCGGACGTCATCGAGCACCTCAGCCGGTTCACCCACCGGCTGGCCGGCAAGGTCACCGACGTGGTGACCGCCGAGCTGGACCGCTTCGGCCGCTCGACCGCCGGCGCCGAGGCCTTCGCCCACGGGATGATCGGCATGGTCCAGGCGGCGGGGGACTGGTGGCTGGCCCGCAGGAGCGAGGGCGAGCAGATGAGCCGTGACCAGCTGTCCCGCCACCTCGTCCGCGTCCTCTGGACCGGCCTCGCCGGCCTCCCCCCGGCCGACCCCGAGACCACCTGA
- a CDS encoding nitroreductase/quinone reductase family protein: MGIPPVDPANPLRGPRWLAEPYARFGRTPMGRWLGINVLTPVDPYLLRWSGGRASIFGIYRHVQLTVPGRTSGVPRTVQLIYFTEDEDVVLMASSFGRPDYPAWYRNVLAHPTVTLTTDGESHPYVAREVEGEERDELFDKATTMYAGFADYQRLIDEAGRHLPIIRCAPVDAG; the protein is encoded by the coding sequence ATGGGCATCCCTCCGGTCGACCCCGCCAACCCGCTCCGCGGCCCGCGCTGGCTCGCCGAACCCTACGCGCGCTTCGGCCGAACCCCGATGGGTCGGTGGCTGGGCATCAACGTCCTGACCCCGGTCGACCCGTACCTGCTGCGGTGGAGCGGTGGCCGGGCGTCGATCTTCGGGATCTACCGCCACGTGCAGCTCACCGTCCCCGGCCGCACGTCGGGGGTCCCCCGAACCGTGCAGCTGATCTACTTCACCGAGGACGAGGACGTCGTGCTGATGGCGTCGTCGTTCGGCCGACCGGACTACCCGGCCTGGTACCGCAACGTGCTCGCCCACCCGACGGTGACGCTGACCACCGACGGCGAGTCCCACCCCTACGTCGCACGCGAGGTCGAGGGTGAGGAACGTGACGAGCTGTTCGACAAGGCGACGACCATGTACGCCGGGTTCGCCGACTACCAGCGCCTGATTGACGAGGCCGGCCGCCACCTGCCGATCATCCGCTGCGCCCCCGTCGACGCAGGCTGA
- a CDS encoding Lrp/AsnC family transcriptional regulator: MGTLESIAQPRLDEIDRRILELLQANARMSNAAVAREVGLTPPATLERTRRLEDAGIIRGYRADLDPEPLGYGMTVLLLIRLDHHGREAVHAFRDAIADVDAVAECHYLTGTADFMLKIRVPDVAGYRELLEDEVSGLPGLAHVESAVVLETFKEDRSVRV, from the coding sequence ATGGGAACACTGGAATCGATCGCACAACCCCGGCTGGACGAGATCGACCGCCGGATCCTCGAGCTGTTGCAGGCGAACGCCCGCATGTCCAACGCGGCGGTGGCCAGGGAGGTGGGGTTGACCCCGCCGGCCACGCTGGAGCGGACGCGACGGCTGGAGGACGCCGGGATCATCCGCGGCTACCGCGCCGACCTGGACCCCGAGCCCCTGGGCTACGGCATGACCGTCCTGCTGCTGATCCGCCTCGACCACCACGGTCGCGAGGCCGTGCACGCCTTCCGGGATGCCATCGCCGACGTGGACGCCGTGGCGGAGTGCCACTACCTGACCGGCACCGCCGACTTCATGCTGAAGATCCGCGTCCCCGACGTCGCCGGGTACCGCGAGCTGCTGGAGGACGAGGTGTCGGGCCTGCCCGGCCTGGCCCACGTCGAGTCCGCCGTGGTCCTCGAGACGTTCAAGGAGGACCGCTCGGTCCGCGTGTGA
- the hppD gene encoding 4-hydroxyphenylpyruvate dioxygenase has protein sequence MTADLMPLLGYHHIEYYVGNAKQAMHYYRTAFGFTPVAYAGPETGQRDKASWVMRQGDITWVMSAGLGPDSEICQHQLAHGDGVKDVALQVPDAETAHRVALERGAESVMAPTVMEDEHGKVVIAKIKAYGDTVHSFVDRSNYSGVFLPGYQPLAHEATDGSGTKTPLYAPEGTDIGLRFVDHVVANTHLGGMDDLAGFYSRIMGFTQLKHFDDEAISTEYSALMSKVLWDGEGRIKLPINEPAEGKKKSQIEEYLDYYGTSGVQHLALHTDDIVETVKALRANGVRFMRVPDTYYAEQQEKLDWDEIAEPIEALAEQNILIDTDEEGYLLQIFTEPVQDRPTVFYEIIERHGAKGFGEGNFKALFEAIEREQDLRGNL, from the coding sequence ATGACCGCAGACCTCATGCCCCTGCTCGGGTACCACCACATCGAGTACTACGTGGGGAACGCCAAGCAGGCCATGCACTACTACCGCACGGCCTTCGGGTTCACGCCGGTTGCCTACGCGGGTCCCGAGACCGGCCAGCGTGACAAGGCGTCCTGGGTCATGCGCCAGGGCGACATCACCTGGGTCATGTCCGCTGGCCTCGGCCCGGACTCCGAGATCTGCCAGCACCAGCTGGCCCACGGCGACGGGGTGAAGGACGTTGCGCTGCAGGTGCCCGACGCCGAGACCGCCCACCGCGTGGCCCTCGAGCGCGGCGCCGAGAGCGTCATGGCCCCCACGGTCATGGAGGACGAGCACGGCAAGGTCGTCATCGCGAAGATCAAGGCCTATGGCGACACCGTCCACAGCTTCGTGGACCGTTCCAACTACTCCGGCGTCTTCCTGCCCGGCTACCAGCCGCTGGCCCACGAGGCCACCGACGGCAGCGGCACCAAGACCCCGCTGTACGCCCCGGAGGGCACCGACATCGGCCTGCGCTTCGTCGACCACGTCGTGGCCAACACCCACCTCGGCGGCATGGACGACCTGGCCGGCTTCTACAGCCGCATCATGGGCTTCACCCAGCTCAAGCACTTCGACGACGAAGCCATCTCCACGGAGTACTCCGCGCTGATGAGCAAGGTGCTGTGGGACGGCGAGGGTCGCATCAAGCTGCCGATCAACGAGCCGGCCGAGGGCAAGAAGAAGTCCCAGATCGAGGAGTACCTGGACTACTACGGCACCTCCGGTGTCCAGCACCTCGCCCTGCACACCGATGACATCGTCGAGACCGTCAAGGCCCTGCGCGCGAACGGCGTCCGCTTCATGCGCGTGCCGGACACCTACTACGCCGAGCAGCAGGAGAAGCTGGACTGGGACGAGATCGCCGAGCCGATCGAGGCCCTGGCCGAGCAGAACATCCTCATCGACACCGACGAGGAGGGCTACCTGCTGCAGATCTTCACCGAGCCGGTCCAGGACCGCCCCACGGTCTTCTACGAGATCATCGAGCGGCACGGCGCCAAGGGCTTCGGCGAGGGCAACTTCAAGGCCCTGTTCGAGGCGATCGAACGCGAGCAGGACCTCCGCGGCAACCTGTAG